In Streptomyces sclerotialus, one genomic interval encodes:
- a CDS encoding deoxyribonuclease IV → MSTSPQRARERNPIGGHVPVAGGLAKVGIPYAQEIGGEAVQVFVANPRGWATPPGNPLQDEAFRAACAERAVPAYVHAPYLINFGSHNPVTVEKSVESLRHSLRRGREIGALGVVVHTGSATGGRERATALAQVREYMLPLLEELTHDDDPWLLLESTAGQGASLCSLAEDLGPYLDALDRHPRAGLCLDTCHAFAAGHDMAAPGGTKALLDELVDVAGEGRLKLIHANDSKDVAGAHKDRHENIGAGHIGAEPFGELFRHPATAGVPLVIETPGGKEGHAADVARLKELRDGGDTPDIP, encoded by the coding sequence GTGAGCACTTCCCCGCAGCGCGCCCGTGAGCGCAATCCGATCGGCGGCCACGTCCCGGTGGCCGGCGGTCTCGCCAAGGTCGGCATCCCGTACGCCCAGGAGATCGGCGGCGAGGCCGTCCAGGTCTTCGTCGCCAACCCGCGCGGCTGGGCCACCCCGCCCGGCAACCCCCTGCAGGACGAGGCGTTCCGCGCGGCCTGCGCGGAGCGCGCGGTCCCGGCGTACGTGCACGCGCCGTACCTGATCAACTTCGGTTCGCACAACCCGGTGACGGTCGAGAAGTCCGTGGAGTCGCTGCGGCACTCGCTGCGCCGCGGCCGGGAGATCGGGGCGCTCGGCGTGGTGGTGCACACCGGTTCGGCGACCGGCGGACGGGAGCGGGCCACGGCGCTGGCGCAGGTACGGGAGTACATGCTGCCGCTGCTGGAGGAGCTGACGCACGACGACGACCCGTGGCTGCTGCTGGAGTCGACGGCCGGGCAGGGCGCCTCGCTGTGCTCGCTGGCGGAGGACCTCGGGCCCTATCTGGACGCGCTGGACCGGCACCCGCGCGCCGGGCTCTGCCTGGACACCTGCCACGCGTTCGCCGCCGGGCACGACATGGCGGCGCCGGGCGGCACGAAGGCGCTCCTGGACGAGCTGGTGGACGTCGCGGGTGAGGGCCGCCTGAAGCTGATCCACGCCAACGACTCCAAGGACGTGGCGGGGGCGCACAAGGACCGCCACGAGAACATCGGGGCCGGTCACATCGGGGCCGAGCCGTTCGGCGAGCTGTTCCGGCACCCGGCGACCGCCGGCGTACCGCTGGTGATCGAGACGCCGGGCGGCAAGGAAGGCCATGCGGCGGACGTGGCACGGCTGAAGGAGCTGCGGGACGGCGGGGACACGCCCGACATCCCTTGA
- a CDS encoding DUF4396 domain-containing protein, giving the protein MQHQHTHAGHDHAAHAPAGWATAAKATLHCLTGCAIGEVLGMVIGTALGWHNVPTMVLAIALAFLFGYSFTLRGVLKAGLDLRAAVKVALAADTVSIAVMELVDNGVLALVPGAMDAHLSEWLFWGALAFSLVVAFLVTTPVNRWMIGRGKGHAVVHQYH; this is encoded by the coding sequence ATGCAGCACCAGCACACACACGCCGGGCACGACCACGCGGCCCACGCTCCGGCCGGCTGGGCGACGGCCGCGAAGGCCACCCTGCACTGCCTCACCGGCTGTGCCATCGGCGAGGTCCTCGGCATGGTGATCGGCACGGCCCTGGGCTGGCACAACGTGCCGACGATGGTCCTCGCCATCGCCCTGGCGTTCCTCTTCGGCTACTCGTTCACACTCCGCGGTGTCCTGAAGGCGGGCCTGGACCTCCGGGCCGCCGTGAAGGTCGCGCTGGCCGCCGACACCGTCTCGATCGCGGTCATGGAGCTCGTCGACAACGGCGTGCTCGCCCTCGTCCCGGGCGCGATGGACGCCCACCTGTCGGAGTGGCTGTTCTGGGGGGCGCTGGCGTTCTCGCTGGTCGTGGCGTTCCTCGTGACCACGCCCGTCAACCGGTGGATGATCGGCCGCGGCAAGGGCCACGCGGTGGTGCACCAGTACCACTGA